From a region of the Bacteroidales bacterium genome:
- a CDS encoding methylmalonyl-CoA mutase family protein, whose product MIPQQIYRPKNNIRIITAASLFDGHDAAINVMRRIIQFSGAEVIHLGHNRSVQEIVDCAIQEDAQAIAITSYQGGHIEFFKYMYDLLQEQGCGHIKLFGGGGGVILPTEIEELHNYGIARIYSPDDGRKMGLQGMINDLLKQADFPTGKNVKVDIQKIEKQDKHHIAQLISAAENYPEEFNTQFADIQAKCKNINIPVIGITGTGGSGKSSLVDELVRRYLEDFDDKTIAIISVDPSKRKTGGALLGDRIRMNSINNSRVYMRSLATRQANLALSRYVQDALCLIKNAKFDLIILETSGIGQSDTEITEHSDISLYVMTPDYGAATQLEKIDMLDFANFIALNKFDKRGALDALRDVKKQYARNHQLWDAKEDDLPIFGTVASSFHDPGIVKLYKALMLKVNELIPGKFVSHLVRDKIVPKKNFIIPPNRTRYLSEISETIRNYNIWTEEQADIAQRLYGLKVAKTELENSKADKNAIAILQDTYSTLELDLDGRNKLIIENWKAKIEQFNNPEYIYKVRNKEIKIATKVKTLSGLSMNKISLPKYQAWGDILKWNLRENVPGEFPYAAGVFPFKREGEDPTRMFAGEGGPERTNKRFHYVSYGLPAKRLSTAFDSVTLYGENPDRRPDIYGKIGNSGVSIACLDDAKKLYSGFDLANPMTSVSMTINGPAPIMVGYFMNAAIDQQCEIYIKKNGLEKEVEAKIAAIYKAKKTNRPAYQGELPEGNNGLGLMLLGVTGDMVLPTKVYEKIKAETLSKVRGTVQADILKEDQAQNTCIYSTDFSLKLMGDVQQYFIDHQINNFYSVSISGYHIAEAGANPITQLALTLANGFTYVEYYVSRGMDINKFAPNLSFFFSNGIDPEYSVIGRVARIIWAKAMKLKFKANERSQKLKYHIQTSGRSLHAQEIDFNDIRTTLQALYAIYDNCNSLHTNAYDEAITTPTEESVRRAMAIQLIINHELGLAKNQNPLQGSFIIEELTDLVEEAVMAEFDRITERGGVLGAMETMYQRSKIQEESLYYEKLKHSGELPIMGVNTFLNSKGSPTLIPQEVIRATTKEKEYQIEMLEHLQLTFKDEAKNLIQELKETARQNANIFDTLMETTKKCSIGQITGALFEIGGQYRRNM is encoded by the coding sequence ATGATTCCACAGCAAATATATCGACCCAAAAACAATATCCGTATAATTACTGCCGCCTCTTTATTTGATGGCCACGATGCTGCTATCAATGTGATGCGACGCATCATACAATTCAGTGGGGCCGAAGTTATCCATTTAGGTCATAACCGTTCTGTTCAGGAAATTGTTGATTGCGCCATACAAGAAGATGCTCAAGCTATAGCTATAACATCTTATCAAGGAGGACATATTGAATTTTTTAAATATATGTACGATCTCCTTCAGGAACAAGGATGTGGACACATCAAACTTTTTGGTGGCGGTGGTGGAGTTATCCTTCCAACTGAAATTGAAGAATTACACAACTACGGTATTGCAAGAATTTATTCTCCGGATGATGGACGAAAAATGGGATTGCAAGGAATGATAAATGATTTGCTAAAACAAGCCGACTTTCCAACAGGGAAAAATGTTAAGGTTGATATTCAAAAAATAGAAAAACAAGACAAACATCATATTGCTCAGCTTATTTCTGCAGCCGAAAACTACCCTGAAGAATTTAACACTCAATTTGCTGATATTCAAGCGAAATGCAAAAACATTAATATCCCTGTAATAGGAATAACAGGAACCGGAGGTTCAGGAAAATCATCTTTAGTTGATGAATTGGTAAGACGATATTTAGAAGATTTTGACGATAAAACCATCGCCATTATCTCCGTCGATCCTTCTAAACGCAAAACTGGAGGAGCACTTTTAGGCGACCGTATCCGAATGAACAGTATCAACAATTCCAGAGTTTATATGAGGTCGCTTGCTACCAGACAAGCAAATTTAGCTCTGTCTCGTTATGTACAAGATGCACTTTGCCTCATAAAAAATGCAAAATTCGATTTGATAATTCTCGAAACTTCAGGAATTGGACAGTCAGATACTGAAATTACAGAACATAGCGATATTAGTTTATACGTAATGACCCCCGACTATGGTGCAGCAACTCAATTAGAAAAAATTGATATGCTCGATTTTGCCAATTTTATCGCTTTAAATAAATTTGATAAAAGAGGTGCTTTAGATGCTTTACGCGATGTAAAAAAACAATATGCTCGTAATCACCAACTTTGGGATGCCAAAGAAGATGATTTGCCCATTTTCGGAACAGTAGCCTCTTCTTTCCACGACCCGGGTATTGTTAAGCTCTATAAAGCACTTATGTTAAAAGTAAATGAATTGATACCAGGGAAATTTGTATCTCATTTAGTAAGAGATAAAATTGTTCCTAAAAAGAATTTTATAATACCGCCAAACAGAACTCGTTACCTGTCAGAAATTTCAGAAACAATCAGAAACTATAATATCTGGACAGAAGAACAAGCCGATATTGCACAAAGACTCTACGGACTTAAAGTTGCTAAAACAGAGTTAGAAAATTCTAAAGCCGATAAAAATGCCATAGCTATATTACAAGATACATATAGTACTTTGGAATTAGATTTAGATGGACGCAATAAATTAATTATTGAAAATTGGAAAGCAAAAATAGAGCAATTTAATAATCCCGAATATATTTATAAAGTTAGAAATAAAGAAATCAAAATAGCAACGAAAGTTAAAACACTCTCCGGATTAAGTATGAATAAAATATCGCTTCCTAAATACCAAGCTTGGGGAGATATTTTAAAATGGAATTTACGCGAAAATGTTCCAGGCGAATTTCCTTATGCTGCCGGCGTTTTCCCTTTTAAAAGAGAAGGAGAAGATCCGACGCGTATGTTTGCCGGTGAAGGCGGTCCGGAACGTACCAATAAACGTTTCCATTATGTTTCCTACGGACTTCCGGCTAAAAGATTATCAACAGCTTTTGATTCGGTAACTCTCTATGGAGAAAATCCCGATCGACGCCCCGATATTTATGGTAAAATTGGTAATTCCGGTGTTTCTATTGCTTGTTTAGACGATGCAAAAAAACTTTATTCCGGTTTTGATTTGGCTAATCCTATGACTTCCGTTTCTATGACAATAAACGGACCGGCACCAATTATGGTAGGCTATTTTATGAATGCTGCTATCGATCAACAATGCGAAATTTACATTAAAAAAAACGGGCTTGAAAAAGAAGTTGAAGCTAAAATAGCTGCTATTTATAAAGCAAAAAAAACTAATCGCCCTGCTTATCAAGGAGAACTACCTGAAGGCAATAATGGATTAGGATTGATGCTGCTTGGCGTTACCGGCGATATGGTTTTACCAACTAAAGTTTACGAAAAAATCAAAGCCGAGACACTTTCAAAAGTCAGAGGCACAGTACAAGCCGATATTCTAAAAGAAGATCAAGCACAAAATACCTGCATCTATTCCACCGATTTTTCTTTAAAACTAATGGGCGATGTACAACAGTATTTTATCGATCATCAAATAAATAATTTTTATAGTGTTTCTATTTCCGGCTATCATATTGCAGAAGCCGGAGCAAATCCAATTACCCAATTGGCTTTAACCTTAGCTAATGGCTTTACCTATGTTGAGTATTACGTATCAAGAGGCATGGATATCAATAAGTTTGCTCCCAATCTCTCTTTCTTTTTCAGCAATGGAATAGATCCCGAATATTCGGTTATTGGTCGTGTGGCAAGGATTATTTGGGCCAAAGCGATGAAACTAAAGTTCAAAGCCAACGAACGTTCACAAAAATTAAAATATCATATTCAAACTTCAGGACGTTCTCTTCATGCTCAAGAAATTGATTTTAATGATATCCGAACAACTCTTCAAGCACTTTATGCCATTTACGATAATTGTAACTCCCTGCATACTAATGCTTACGACGAAGCAATTACAACACCAACAGAAGAATCTGTTCGTCGTGCAATGGCTATTCAACTAATTATCAATCACGAATTAGGCCTAGCAAAAAATCAAAATCCACTACAAGGTTCTTTTATCATTGAAGAATTAACCGATTTAGTTGAAGAAGCAGTAATGGCAGAGTTTGATAGAATTACCGAAAGAGGTGGCGTTTTAGGAGCCATGGAAACCATGTATCAACGTTCTAAAATTCAAGAAGAGAGTCTTTATTACGAAAAGTTAAAACATAGTGGAGAACTCCCAATTATGGGTGTAAATACATTCCTGAATTCAAAAGGATCTCCAACATTAATTCCTCAGGAAGTTATTCGTGCCACTACAAAAGAGAAAGAATATCAAATTGAAATGTTAGAACATTTACAATTAACTTTTAAAGACGAAGCAAAAAATTTAATTCAAGAATTAAAAGAAACAGCCCGTCAGAATGCTAATATTTTCGACACTCTAATGGAAACAACTAAAAAGTGTTCCATCGGACAAATTACTGGAGCTCTTTTTGAAATTGGCGGACAGTATCGGAGAAATATGTAA
- the pyk gene encoding pyruvate kinase, with protein MINDFSRTKIIATLGPASSDKETLKKMFEAGLDVCRINFSHSNYSDAKEVINTIRELNSEMDTDVAIMADLQGPKLRIGEIENGKAILKKGSTLEFVTEKCLGNSSKVYMSYQEFPQDVNPGDSILVDDGKLKLEVVKTNRLNSVTAKVIYGGDLSSFKGVNLPNTDISLPSLTEKDIEDAAFALEQNVDWIALSFVRRVSDVIELKQLIKRKRKNIYVISKIEKPQAVENLDAILAETDAIMVARGDLGVEMPFDMVPLLQKEIVEKCMDASVPVIVATQMMESMITNFRPTRAEANDVANAVIDGVDTVMLSGETSVGKFPVETIESMHKIIQHTETNRYNYNRGVPPKLDSPRFIRDNICYSASLMAERVGAKAIITFTDEGNTAKTISGYRPKADIYAITQRKELMSALSLLWGVRAFYITKIQNVDKAIDLSIQILKDKGAIKTGDYVIHVASTPMHLSHKTNMLKVSMVK; from the coding sequence ATGATAAATGATTTTTCAAGAACAAAAATAATTGCAACTCTTGGTCCTGCATCTTCCGATAAAGAGACGCTTAAAAAAATGTTTGAAGCAGGATTAGATGTTTGTAGAATAAATTTTTCTCATAGTAACTATAGCGATGCGAAAGAAGTTATAAACACAATAAGAGAACTAAATAGTGAAATGGATACCGATGTTGCAATTATGGCTGATTTGCAAGGTCCTAAATTGCGTATTGGTGAAATAGAAAATGGTAAAGCGATATTAAAAAAAGGATCTACTCTTGAATTTGTAACAGAAAAATGTTTGGGAAACTCTTCAAAAGTTTATATGAGTTATCAGGAGTTTCCTCAGGATGTAAATCCTGGAGATAGTATTTTAGTTGATGATGGAAAACTTAAATTGGAGGTTGTAAAGACCAATAGACTAAATTCTGTAACAGCTAAAGTTATTTATGGTGGCGATTTGTCGTCATTTAAAGGAGTAAACTTACCAAATACAGATATATCGCTTCCCAGCTTAACCGAAAAAGATATTGAAGATGCTGCATTTGCTTTAGAGCAGAATGTAGACTGGATTGCTTTGTCTTTTGTTAGGCGTGTAAGTGATGTAATTGAATTAAAACAATTAATTAAGAGAAAGCGTAAGAATATTTATGTTATTTCGAAAATAGAAAAACCGCAGGCTGTTGAAAATTTAGATGCGATTTTGGCTGAGACAGATGCCATAATGGTGGCAAGAGGTGATTTGGGTGTTGAGATGCCTTTTGATATGGTTCCTCTCTTACAAAAAGAAATAGTAGAAAAATGTATGGATGCTTCGGTTCCTGTTATTGTTGCTACACAAATGATGGAGAGTATGATAACGAATTTTAGACCAACACGAGCAGAAGCTAATGATGTTGCAAATGCGGTTATTGATGGTGTAGATACCGTTATGCTTAGTGGAGAAACTTCGGTTGGTAAGTTTCCAGTAGAAACTATTGAAAGTATGCATAAAATTATTCAGCATACCGAAACAAATAGATATAATTATAATAGAGGCGTTCCTCCAAAATTAGATTCTCCTCGCTTTATACGGGATAATATTTGTTATAGTGCATCATTAATGGCTGAAAGGGTAGGAGCAAAAGCTATTATTACATTCACCGATGAAGGAAATACGGCTAAAACAATATCGGGTTATAGACCTAAAGCAGATATTTATGCCATAACTCAACGTAAAGAGCTAATGAGTGCCTTGTCGTTACTCTGGGGTGTTAGAGCTTTTTATATAACCAAAATTCAAAATGTTGATAAAGCTATTGATTTATCTATACAAATATTGAAAGATAAGGGAGCAATTAAAACAGGTGATTATGTTATTCATGTAGCAAGCACTCCTATGCATTTAAGTCATAAAACTAATATGTTGAAAGTGAGTATGGTAAAATAG
- the buk gene encoding butyrate kinase produces MISKEILVIYPEAETTKIAVYRGNNIIFLKTIKHKAEVLKKFNTTIEQIDYRYQTIKSELKDNDVYSNEITAITARGGLIKPLKQAGVYLINDKMIEDLKKGYQGVHETNLGGILASLLAKDFKNAQAFLADPVVVDELDDIARVTGHPLFKRKSIFHALNQKYVARKYAKSNANCYDDLRLVVAHVGGGGISIGAHKRGRVVDVNQAFDGGGPFSLTRTGSLPVGKLIEVCFSGKYTETEIRKMVTSEGGLKAYLGISNIHEINKRIEEGDSEAEFYAKAMGYQIAKYIGSACAVLDFNVDAIILSGQIFNYNRFTEYISFKVKKIAPIAVFQSVNDMDALAMNALLAIQGEIAIHEYK; encoded by the coding sequence ATGATTTCAAAAGAAATATTAGTCATTTACCCCGAAGCGGAAACAACAAAGATTGCTGTCTATAGGGGAAATAACATAATTTTTTTAAAAACTATAAAGCATAAAGCCGAGGTATTAAAAAAATTCAATACAACTATCGAACAAATTGACTATCGTTATCAGACTATAAAATCAGAGCTAAAAGATAACGATGTGTACTCTAATGAAATAACGGCAATTACAGCTCGCGGAGGTTTGATAAAGCCTCTAAAACAAGCAGGTGTTTATCTTATAAACGATAAAATGATTGAAGACCTTAAAAAAGGTTATCAAGGCGTACACGAAACCAATCTTGGAGGTATTTTAGCCAGTTTATTAGCAAAGGATTTCAAAAATGCTCAAGCATTTTTAGCAGACCCTGTAGTTGTTGATGAATTAGACGATATAGCCAGAGTTACCGGTCATCCGCTTTTCAAAAGAAAATCTATTTTTCACGCATTAAATCAAAAATATGTAGCTCGTAAATATGCCAAATCAAATGCTAATTGTTATGACGATTTACGCTTAGTTGTTGCACATGTTGGAGGTGGTGGAATATCTATAGGTGCACATAAAAGAGGTCGTGTTGTAGATGTAAATCAAGCCTTTGATGGCGGAGGTCCTTTTTCTCTAACCAGAACAGGATCTTTACCTGTTGGCAAGTTAATAGAAGTATGTTTTAGCGGGAAATACACTGAAACAGAAATCCGAAAAATGGTCACATCAGAAGGAGGATTAAAAGCTTATCTGGGAATCTCAAATATCCACGAAATTAACAAACGTATTGAAGAAGGTGATAGCGAAGCCGAATTTTACGCAAAAGCAATGGGTTATCAAATTGCTAAATATATTGGTTCAGCCTGTGCCGTACTAGATTTTAATGTCGATGCCATTATCTTAAGCGGACAAATATTTAATTATAATCGATTTACTGAATATATAAGTTTTAAAGTCAAAAAAATTGCACCAATAGCCGTTTTCCAAAGTGTAAACGATATGGATGCTTTAGCTATGAATGCATTATTAGCTATTCAAGGCGAAATTGCAATTCACGAATACAAATAA
- a CDS encoding DUF2027 domain-containing protein encodes MKFKIGDKVKFLNEQGGGFITKIETPSLVYVKTSDGFDIPFSTTELIKIEVKTASANFFDEDFGNHEKLSEDEIQEMEADAKIEPLAHKRSDMLKEGISLAFVPQNQNRTLFGLIDVVLINNSPFNVLFAFFLKDEDKFQGQDYDAIEPFSTFLLDSIDRDELANWIEGNVQAMFFASTMDKLISPVNEFFKIKGSKLYHENNYKTIDVLEKKAFVHQLSDLKYQTLISKTEETANTQSTMLGRDIEQALGIKKSLIEKHKIGLLEAEIDLHISALDPDYQNLEKNEIMKIQLDYFEKTLEDAMIHQYQKLIYIHGIGNGILKNELRRILRSYPDIQVKEAAFSNYGYGAIEVHIHYR; translated from the coding sequence ATGAAGTTTAAAATTGGAGATAAGGTAAAATTCTTAAACGAACAAGGTGGCGGTTTTATTACTAAAATTGAAACTCCGAGCTTAGTATATGTTAAGACCTCCGACGGCTTTGATATCCCATTCTCGACAACAGAATTAATTAAAATTGAAGTAAAAACAGCTTCGGCAAATTTCTTTGATGAAGATTTCGGGAATCACGAAAAACTAAGCGAAGATGAAATACAAGAAATGGAAGCCGATGCCAAAATAGAGCCTCTTGCCCATAAGAGAAGCGATATGCTAAAAGAAGGGATTAGCTTAGCATTTGTCCCTCAAAATCAAAACAGAACCTTATTTGGATTAATTGATGTTGTTCTGATAAATAATAGTCCTTTCAATGTTTTGTTTGCATTTTTCCTTAAGGATGAGGATAAATTCCAAGGGCAGGATTATGATGCCATTGAGCCTTTCTCAACTTTTTTACTCGACAGCATAGATCGTGATGAATTAGCAAACTGGATTGAAGGTAATGTTCAAGCAATGTTTTTTGCTTCTACTATGGATAAACTTATAAGTCCTGTAAACGAATTCTTTAAAATAAAAGGGAGCAAACTATATCACGAAAATAATTATAAAACCATAGATGTATTAGAAAAAAAGGCTTTCGTTCATCAACTTAGTGATTTAAAATATCAAACATTAATAAGTAAGACAGAGGAAACAGCTAATACACAATCTACTATGTTAGGGCGCGATATAGAACAAGCTTTAGGAATAAAAAAATCGCTTATAGAAAAGCATAAAATTGGCTTATTAGAAGCCGAAATTGATTTACATATCTCTGCATTAGATCCTGATTATCAGAATTTAGAAAAGAATGAGATTATGAAAATTCAGCTCGATTATTTTGAAAAAACACTTGAAGATGCAATGATACACCAATATCAAAAATTAATTTATATTCACGGTATTGGAAATGGTATCTTAAAAAATGAATTAAGAAGAATTTTGAGAAGCTATCCTGATATTCAGGTAAAAGAAGCTGCATTTAGTAACTACGGCTACGGAGCCATAGAAGTTCATATACATTATAGATAA
- the def gene encoding peptide deformylase, which translates to MFLPIVAYGHPTLKKMSVDIDKDYPGLDKLIEDMWESMYESNGVGLAAPQVNLNIRLFLIDADPFKEEYIDAKGQKKVVINAHILEEEGEEWAFKEGCLSVPDIHEEVMRKPRIHIQYYDENWEFHDEWKEGIVARIMQHEYDHIDGKIFIERLSSMRKMLLKRRLSDITLGKISTSYRMIFPKQKRGRR; encoded by the coding sequence ATGTTTTTGCCAATTGTCGCTTATGGTCATCCGACTTTAAAAAAAATGTCGGTAGATATTGATAAAGATTATCCCGGTTTGGATAAATTGATTGAGGATATGTGGGAGAGTATGTACGAATCTAATGGTGTTGGATTAGCTGCTCCTCAGGTTAATCTAAATATTCGTTTATTTTTAATTGATGCCGATCCTTTTAAGGAAGAATATATAGACGCTAAAGGACAAAAGAAGGTCGTTATTAATGCTCATATTTTGGAGGAAGAAGGCGAGGAGTGGGCTTTTAAGGAAGGTTGTTTAAGTGTTCCTGATATACATGAAGAGGTAATGCGAAAGCCTCGTATTCATATTCAGTATTATGATGAAAATTGGGAATTTCATGATGAATGGAAAGAAGGAATTGTAGCTAGAATTATGCAGCACGAATATGATCATATTGATGGTAAGATATTTATTGAACGGCTAAGTTCTATGCGTAAGATGCTTTTGAAGAGAAGGCTAAGTGACATAACTTTAGGTAAGATTAGTACATCATATCGTATGATTTTTCCAAAACAAAAAAGAGGAAGACGGTAG
- the ruvX gene encoding Holliday junction resolvase RuvX, whose product MGRILAIDYGQKRCGLAVTDELVIIANALETVAAKDLIAYLTKYVSQENVSLFVVGEPKQMNNQASDSSRFINPFIGRLRKAFPDIPIERVDERFTSKIAFQSMIDAGLGKKARRNKALVDSISATLILQSYLETKNLK is encoded by the coding sequence ATGGGTAGAATATTAGCAATAGATTATGGTCAAAAGCGTTGTGGACTTGCTGTTACCGATGAATTAGTAATTATTGCCAATGCTTTGGAAACAGTTGCTGCCAAGGATTTGATTGCTTATTTAACCAAGTATGTGAGTCAAGAAAATGTAAGTTTATTTGTTGTCGGAGAACCCAAACAGATGAATAATCAAGCTTCTGACTCTTCTCGATTTATAAATCCTTTTATTGGGCGTTTACGAAAGGCTTTTCCTGATATTCCAATTGAACGTGTGGATGAACGCTTTACTTCAAAAATTGCTTTTCAAAGCATGATAGATGCCGGTTTGGGAAAGAAAGCAAGGCGTAATAAAGCTTTGGTTGATAGTATTAGTGCTACTTTAATTTTACAATCGTATTTAGAAACTAAAAATTTAAAATAA
- a CDS encoding 2,3,4,5-tetrahydropyridine-2,6-dicarboxylate N-succinyltransferase, which produces MYDDIKNTIEAAWDKRSLLELEDVQDSIRELIALLDSGKLRVAQKEKGEWVVNEWIKKGVILYFPIQKMETISMPPFEFHDKIALKTNYADLKVRVVPHALSRYGSYLAPGVVMMPSYVNIGAYVDSHTMVDTWATVGSCAQIGKNVHLSGGVGIGGVLEPVQAAPVIIEANCFIGSRCIVVEGVRIEEAAVLGANVVLTKTTKIIDVSGEKPVEFSGYIPSRSVVIPGTYTKKFPAGEYQVPCALIIGKRKASTDLKTSLNDALRDYNVAV; this is translated from the coding sequence ATGTACGATGATATAAAAAATACAATAGAAGCAGCTTGGGATAAACGCTCATTATTGGAATTAGAAGATGTTCAAGATTCTATTCGTGAACTTATTGCATTACTCGATAGCGGAAAACTTAGAGTAGCGCAAAAAGAAAAAGGCGAATGGGTTGTAAATGAATGGATTAAAAAAGGGGTTATTCTGTACTTTCCTATTCAAAAGATGGAGACTATAAGCATGCCTCCTTTTGAGTTTCACGATAAAATTGCCCTAAAAACCAATTATGCCGATCTTAAAGTCCGCGTAGTTCCTCATGCTCTCTCTCGCTACGGCTCCTACCTTGCACCTGGTGTTGTTATGATGCCCAGTTACGTAAATATTGGAGCCTATGTCGATAGTCATACTATGGTTGATACTTGGGCTACCGTTGGCTCTTGTGCTCAAATTGGCAAAAACGTTCATTTAAGCGGAGGCGTTGGTATTGGAGGTGTTTTAGAGCCTGTTCAAGCTGCTCCTGTTATAATAGAAGCCAACTGTTTTATTGGTTCTCGTTGTATTGTTGTAGAAGGTGTACGTATTGAAGAAGCCGCCGTTTTAGGCGCCAATGTTGTACTTACAAAAACTACTAAAATCATTGACGTTAGCGGAGAAAAACCTGTTGAGTTTAGCGGATATATTCCTTCTCGATCTGTGGTGATTCCGGGTACTTATACCAAGAAATTTCCTGCCGGCGAATATCAAGTTCCTTGCGCTTTAATTATTGGAAAACGTAAAGCTTCAACCGATTTAAAAACCTCTTTAAACGATGCTTTACGCGATTATAATGTCGCTGTTTAA
- a CDS encoding glycosyltransferase family 9 protein, protein MHHIHRTYDKKFLVIQTASIGDVILSTAIGEKLNKHYPNAQIDYLVKQGNERLFDGNPWINEIFAWDKSKEKYKNMLRIIFQFREEKYDAVINLQRFASSGIFTVFSGAKKKYGFKKNPLSIFFSKVFPHKFKENWHETDRNHQLIITLTDNEKSKPALYPTMKEFAMMSQYKTKKYITITPASLWFTKQYPIEKWMEFITKINSDINIYLLGSAADRELCNTIVKQAKNNIMNLAGKLSFLESAALMRDAAMNYVNDSAAQHIASSVNAKITAIFCSTIPDFGFGPLSDDSVIIEAQEKLDCKPCGLHGHKTCPKGHFKCALNIDTKELLNRL, encoded by the coding sequence ATGCATCATATTCATCGTACATACGACAAGAAATTTCTAGTCATCCAAACCGCATCCATAGGCGATGTGATATTATCCACTGCCATTGGTGAAAAACTTAATAAGCACTATCCCAATGCTCAGATTGATTATTTAGTTAAGCAAGGCAACGAAAGACTCTTTGATGGAAATCCTTGGATAAATGAAATTTTTGCTTGGGACAAATCCAAAGAGAAGTATAAAAATATGCTACGGATTATTTTCCAGTTTAGAGAGGAAAAATATGATGCGGTAATTAATTTACAACGTTTTGCCTCTAGTGGTATTTTCACTGTTTTTTCAGGAGCAAAAAAGAAATATGGTTTTAAAAAAAACCCTTTGTCAATATTTTTCAGTAAAGTCTTTCCTCATAAATTTAAAGAAAACTGGCACGAAACCGATCGTAATCATCAACTTATTATTACGCTTACAGATAACGAGAAATCTAAACCGGCTTTATATCCCACAATGAAAGAATTTGCGATGATGTCGCAATATAAAACTAAAAAATATATTACTATTACTCCCGCATCTCTCTGGTTTACTAAACAATATCCTATTGAAAAGTGGATGGAATTTATTACTAAAATTAATAGTGATATTAATATCTATCTTTTAGGATCGGCTGCAGATAGAGAGCTTTGCAACACTATCGTAAAACAAGCAAAAAACAATATTATGAACTTAGCCGGAAAGCTTAGTTTTTTGGAGTCGGCTGCGCTAATGCGCGATGCTGCAATGAATTACGTAAACGACTCTGCAGCTCAGCATATTGCATCCTCCGTAAATGCTAAAATAACGGCTATCTTCTGTTCTACCATTCCTGATTTTGGATTTGGACCACTATCAGACGATTCGGTAATTATTGAAGCCCAAGAAAAACTAGATTGCAAACCTTGTGGATTACACGGACATAAAACCTGCCCAAAAGGTCATTTTAAATGTGCCTTAAATATTGATACCAAAGAACTATTAAATCGCTTATAA
- a CDS encoding threonylcarbamoyl-AMP synthase has translation MEEELQQALRHVQKGNIILYPTDTIWGIGCDATNTKAVKKIYSIKNREERKSMIVLLSDFNQLKDYVEEVPSIASDLIKYIDRPLTIIYSGAKNLTSKLIAKDGTIAIRIVKHSFCSELIKRLGKPIVSTSANISGTPSPLFYSHIQDYIKTKVDYIVNLEQNADIINKASTIIKLDKSGKYTIIRE, from the coding sequence ATGGAAGAAGAATTACAACAAGCTTTAAGACATGTCCAAAAAGGAAACATCATTTTATATCCAACAGATACAATTTGGGGTATTGGTTGTGATGCTACGAATACTAAAGCAGTAAAAAAAATATATTCGATAAAAAACCGAGAAGAGAGGAAAAGCATGATTGTTCTTCTATCTGACTTTAATCAACTTAAGGATTATGTTGAGGAAGTACCTTCAATAGCATCCGATTTAATAAAATATATAGATAGACCTCTAACAATTATATATAGCGGAGCCAAAAATTTAACTTCAAAACTCATTGCAAAAGACGGAACTATTGCAATTAGAATAGTAAAACACTCTTTTTGCAGTGAACTAATTAAAAGACTTGGTAAACCTATAGTTTCTACTTCAGCAAATATCTCCGGCACACCTAGTCCGCTTTTCTACTCTCATATTCAGGATTATATAAAAACAAAAGTGGATTATATAGTTAATTTAGAACAAAATGCAGATATAATAAACAAAGCAAGCACCATAATTAAATTAGACAAATCTGGCAAGTACACCATTATTCGTGAATAG